Proteins encoded by one window of Actinocorallia herbida:
- a CDS encoding phosphotransferase has translation MTVPAATAADLTPAYLTGALGLDGAAVTAVESAPIGTGQVSQTLRLTLAYDRPDAGPRTVIAKIASPDPTSRSAAKLIRTYEVEAGFYQALAPRLPGASVPVCHFAAHDPETDDYTVLLEDFASAQPGDQLAGLATADAASAVKEMAVLHAAVWEDPFLGELPWLNRDDPESRAFTAALVTSMYEGFRERYSERIPADGLALIEEFLPSLEKYLAPYDAPATLVHGDFRADNLLFGPARPAVLDWQTCSRGAGVSDLAYFLSSSLPADVRRAEEESLVHLYHDTLTAEGVSYPWSSCWTAYRRHAFTGIVMAIGASMLVERTERGDDMFCTMTVRHARHAADLDALALLP, from the coding sequence GTGACGGTCCCCGCGGCGACCGCCGCCGACCTCACCCCCGCCTACCTGACCGGGGCGCTCGGCCTCGACGGCGCCGCGGTCACCGCGGTCGAGTCGGCCCCGATCGGCACCGGCCAGGTCTCCCAGACCCTGCGCCTGACCCTCGCCTACGACAGGCCCGACGCCGGGCCGCGGACGGTCATCGCCAAGATCGCCTCGCCCGACCCGACGAGCCGCTCGGCCGCCAAACTGATCCGCACCTACGAGGTCGAGGCGGGCTTCTACCAGGCGCTCGCCCCTCGCCTGCCCGGGGCGAGCGTCCCGGTGTGCCACTTCGCCGCGCACGACCCGGAGACCGACGACTACACCGTCCTGCTCGAGGACTTCGCTTCCGCGCAGCCCGGCGACCAGCTCGCGGGGCTCGCCACCGCCGACGCGGCCTCGGCCGTGAAGGAGATGGCCGTCCTGCACGCCGCCGTCTGGGAGGACCCCTTCCTCGGCGAGCTGCCCTGGCTGAACCGCGATGACCCCGAGTCCCGCGCCTTCACGGCGGCGCTCGTCACGTCCATGTACGAAGGCTTCCGCGAGCGGTACTCCGAGCGCATTCCGGCCGACGGTCTCGCGCTCATCGAGGAGTTCCTGCCTTCGCTGGAGAAGTACCTCGCGCCCTACGACGCGCCCGCCACGCTCGTCCACGGCGACTTCAGGGCCGACAACCTCCTGTTCGGCCCGGCCCGTCCGGCCGTCCTGGACTGGCAGACGTGCTCCCGGGGCGCGGGCGTCTCGGACCTGGCGTACTTCCTGTCCTCCAGCCTGCCCGCCGATGTCCGCAGAGCGGAGGAGGAGTCACTGGTCCACCTCTACCATGACACCCTCACCGCCGAAGGCGTCTCCTACCCTTGGTCGTCCTGCTGGACGGCGTACCGGCGTCATGCCTTCACCGGCATCGTCATGGCCATCGGCGCCTCGATGCTCGTCGAGCGCACCGAGCGCGGCGACGACATGTTCTGCACCATGACCGTCCGCCACGCCCGGCACGCCGCCGACCTCGACGCCCTCGCCCTCCTGCCCTGA
- a CDS encoding styrene monooxygenase/indole monooxygenase family protein, which translates to MRKILIIGAGQAGLQLALTLVDHGGYDVTLMTAQTPEEIRGGRITSTQCMFHPALQIERDAGLNDWEDKTPWMEGQRVTLGAPGGQKILDFYGIWDAPSQSVDQRVKMAGWLERLERSGGKVVLHPVATSELESLAAMYDLVIVAAGKGPLVELFERDDARSPYDHPRRSLAAIYLHGVAPWPARPVPQVRINAVPGVGEMFLMPALTNSGTCDAVLIEAVPGGPLDAFTDRRITPDEHLTRLRALLSEWMPWEYDLFAQAEPTDAKATLYGSYAPSVRRPVGRVGAQKVLGMADVVVLNDPAAGQGANNAAHCAKIYRDAIVARGDLPFDERWMHETFERYWDYAQWSTALTNALISDGLPEHVQQIFGAATQDDEVASRFARGYSVPPSLAEWFFDPAAAGAYLASRQAAQRV; encoded by the coding sequence TTGCGCAAGATCCTCATCATCGGCGCGGGCCAGGCGGGCCTCCAGCTCGCCCTGACGCTGGTGGACCACGGCGGCTACGACGTCACCCTCATGACCGCGCAGACGCCCGAGGAGATCCGCGGCGGCCGGATCACCTCGACGCAGTGCATGTTCCACCCCGCCCTCCAGATCGAGCGGGACGCCGGACTGAACGACTGGGAGGACAAGACGCCCTGGATGGAGGGCCAACGCGTCACGCTCGGCGCCCCCGGCGGGCAGAAGATCCTGGACTTCTACGGCATCTGGGACGCCCCGTCCCAGTCCGTCGACCAGCGCGTGAAGATGGCGGGCTGGCTGGAGCGCCTGGAGCGCTCGGGCGGCAAGGTCGTGCTGCACCCGGTCGCGACGAGCGAGCTGGAGTCCCTGGCGGCGATGTACGACCTCGTCATCGTCGCCGCGGGCAAGGGCCCGCTGGTGGAGCTGTTCGAGCGCGACGACGCCCGCTCGCCCTACGACCACCCGCGCCGCAGCCTCGCCGCGATCTACCTGCACGGGGTGGCGCCGTGGCCGGCGCGTCCGGTGCCGCAGGTCCGCATCAACGCGGTGCCCGGCGTGGGAGAGATGTTCCTGATGCCCGCGCTGACCAACAGCGGGACGTGCGACGCGGTCCTCATCGAGGCGGTGCCCGGCGGCCCGCTCGACGCGTTCACCGACCGGCGCATCACCCCCGACGAGCACCTCACCCGGCTGCGCGCGCTGCTGTCGGAGTGGATGCCCTGGGAGTACGACCTGTTCGCCCAGGCGGAGCCGACGGACGCGAAGGCGACCCTCTACGGCTCCTACGCGCCCTCGGTCAGGCGGCCCGTCGGCCGCGTCGGCGCCCAGAAGGTGCTGGGCATGGCCGACGTGGTCGTGCTGAACGACCCGGCGGCCGGGCAGGGCGCCAACAATGCCGCGCACTGCGCCAAGATCTACCGGGACGCCATCGTCGCGCGCGGCGACCTGCCGTTCGACGAGCGGTGGATGCACGAGACTTTCGAGCGCTACTGGGACTACGCGCAGTGGTCCACCGCGCTCACCAACGCGCTCATCTCCGACGGGCTGCCCGAGCACGTGCAGCAGATCTTCGGCGCGGCGACGCAGGACGACGAGGTAGCGAGCCGCTTCGCGCGGGGCTACTCGGTGCCGCCGAGCCTCGCCGAGTGGTTCTTCGACCCCGCGGCGGCCGGGGCCTACCTGGCCTCCCGGCAGGCGGCCCAGCGGGTCTGA
- a CDS encoding GTP-binding protein, which translates to MASAHFDVPASAKIVVAGGFGVGKTTFVGAVSEIEPVNTDAWMTAEALGVDPGRPGKVRTTVAMDFGRVSLSTGLVLYLFGTPGQPRFWHMWDDVARGASAAVVLVDTRDLESSFAAVDYFERDRALPFIVVVNLFDGLATHSMDKVREALQISPDVPVIAADVRMRGQTVSALVTAVQHTLHATRSHSR; encoded by the coding sequence ATGGCCTCCGCGCACTTTGACGTCCCGGCCTCGGCGAAGATCGTGGTGGCCGGCGGCTTCGGGGTCGGCAAGACGACCTTCGTCGGCGCGGTCAGCGAGATCGAGCCGGTGAACACCGACGCGTGGATGACCGCGGAGGCGCTCGGCGTGGACCCCGGTCGTCCGGGGAAGGTCCGCACGACCGTCGCGATGGACTTCGGGCGCGTCTCCCTGTCGACCGGCCTGGTGCTCTACCTGTTCGGCACGCCCGGCCAGCCGCGGTTCTGGCACATGTGGGACGACGTCGCGCGCGGCGCGAGCGCGGCGGTCGTCCTCGTCGACACCCGCGACCTGGAGTCGTCCTTCGCGGCGGTCGACTACTTCGAACGCGACCGCGCGCTGCCGTTCATCGTCGTGGTGAACCTCTTCGACGGCCTGGCGACCCACTCGATGGACAAAGTGAGGGAGGCGCTCCAGATCTCCCCCGACGTGCCCGTCATCGCCGCCGACGTGCGGATGCGGGGCCAGACCGTCAGCGCGCTGGTCACCGCGGTGCAGCACACGCTGCATGCGACCCGTTCCCACTCCCGGTAA
- a CDS encoding DUF742 domain-containing protein: MTPPPRHPWVRAYVLSGGRTGTQWRMLMHTLISGTGRLPAAAAGPQPEAQALYLRVSAGPQTVAELSAACGVPLGLTRVLLGDLAGRGLVTVHADLDPFNPLILERLLDGLRAL; this comes from the coding sequence GTGACCCCGCCACCGCGCCACCCCTGGGTCCGCGCCTACGTGCTGTCCGGGGGCCGGACCGGCACGCAGTGGCGGATGCTCATGCACACCCTGATCAGCGGCACGGGCAGGCTCCCGGCCGCCGCGGCGGGCCCCCAGCCCGAGGCGCAGGCGCTGTACCTGCGGGTCTCGGCGGGTCCGCAGACCGTCGCGGAGCTGTCGGCGGCGTGCGGGGTGCCGCTCGGCCTCACCCGGGTGCTCCTCGGCGATCTCGCCGGGCGGGGCCTGGTCACCGTGCACGCCGACCTCGATCCGTTCAACCCGCTCATCCTGGAAAGGCTGCTCGATGGCCTCCGCGCACTTTGA
- a CDS encoding roadblock/LC7 domain-containing protein: MTGPSRLPGQAGADLSFMIDDFARVPGVRHVVLLSMDGLAMLWSSGLERDSAERLAALTCTALGTGRALAKEVGERDGRGGQLICQFPSGGHFVVGAVGVTAGIGVAVEPGAPLPGVVNELQRLIGAVGARLAPSPLMAGGGIA; the protein is encoded by the coding sequence GTGACAGGACCGTCCCGTCTGCCCGGACAGGCAGGCGCCGACCTGAGCTTCATGATCGACGACTTCGCCCGGGTGCCCGGCGTGCGTCATGTGGTGCTGCTGTCCATGGACGGCCTGGCGATGCTGTGGTCGTCGGGGCTGGAGCGCGACTCGGCGGAACGGCTCGCCGCGCTCACCTGCACGGCGCTCGGCACCGGCCGGGCGCTGGCCAAGGAGGTCGGCGAACGCGACGGGCGCGGCGGCCAGCTCATCTGCCAGTTCCCCTCCGGCGGCCACTTCGTGGTGGGCGCGGTCGGCGTCACCGCGGGCATCGGCGTCGCGGTCGAGCCCGGCGCCCCGCTGCCCGGCGTCGTCAACGAACTTCAGCGGCTCATCGGCGCGGTGGGCGCGCGGCTCGCTCCGTCGCCGCTGATGGCCGGGGGCGGGATCGCGTGA
- a CDS encoding ATP-binding protein → MGLWKRRTAPVPQAAPASGAAPWPPDVAGALALRLLGIVEEQREALDALQQDEDDPKVLEQLYRIDHGNARVRRLVRGLQVLSGSSDGYGGPAATLQDVIAVATGMVGQYQRVRAEETGEPAGLLAAPHFADDLALLLAELLDNGTRYGGAVTTGVYRLEDGSVAVYVRDTGTGCPPDWMARVNAWLAGTVQPVIAENGRHSGLTIVHHLARRHGLQVNVSVAPPAQDAPGTVVTVFVPAGLLRPVPAAGRARPAAPAAPRHAAEPLGAADLPRRVPGAAYDGAASASPEQSSGHAPAGPAPGTGSPYDQSPPFGQGATLADLAAAFSTDPRERPQ, encoded by the coding sequence TTGGGCTTGTGGAAGCGGCGCACGGCACCTGTCCCCCAGGCGGCCCCCGCGTCCGGCGCGGCGCCCTGGCCGCCCGACGTGGCGGGCGCGCTGGCACTCCGGCTGCTCGGCATCGTCGAGGAGCAGCGCGAGGCGCTCGACGCGCTCCAGCAGGACGAGGACGATCCCAAGGTCCTGGAGCAGCTCTACCGGATCGACCACGGCAACGCCCGGGTGCGCAGGCTCGTCCGCGGCCTCCAGGTGCTCAGCGGGTCGTCCGACGGCTACGGCGGCCCCGCCGCGACGCTCCAGGACGTCATCGCGGTGGCGACCGGCATGGTCGGCCAGTACCAGCGCGTGCGGGCCGAGGAGACGGGGGAGCCCGCAGGGCTGCTCGCAGCCCCGCACTTCGCCGACGACCTCGCCCTACTGCTCGCCGAACTCCTCGACAACGGCACCCGCTATGGCGGCGCAGTCACCACCGGCGTCTACCGGCTGGAAGACGGGTCGGTCGCCGTCTACGTGCGCGACACCGGCACCGGCTGTCCGCCCGACTGGATGGCGCGCGTCAACGCCTGGCTCGCGGGAACGGTCCAGCCCGTCATCGCCGAGAACGGCAGGCACAGCGGCCTCACGATCGTGCACCACCTCGCCCGGCGGCACGGCCTCCAGGTCAACGTCTCGGTCGCGCCGCCCGCGCAGGACGCGCCGGGCACCGTCGTCACGGTGTTCGTGCCCGCCGGGCTCCTCCGGCCCGTGCCCGCCGCCGGCCGGGCCCGTCCGGCGGCCCCGGCCGCCCCCCGGCACGCGGCGGAGCCCCTGGGCGCCGCCGACCTGCCGCGCCGTGTCCCGGGCGCCGCCTACGACGGCGCCGCGAGCGCCTCGCCGGAACAGTCCTCCGGCCACGCGCCCGCAGGGCCCGCCCCCGGTACGGGGTCCCCTTACGACCAGAGCCCTCCATTCGGCCAGGGCGCCACCCTGGCCGACCTCGCAGCCGCCTTCTCCACCGACCCCCGGGAGCGACCACAGTGA
- a CDS encoding helix-turn-helix transcriptional regulator, protein MNAKQGAGPRRALKAARERYGWGQEDAAEAVRVSVSTWSRWERGVQDVRPAHRARLAEVFNAATEEVARWVGAGTPCEAPAAPPPASLHGTLADAVALWRADADLTRRAALTDLAVDASAWPEWLLHWTLDPGPGTLSRVGRRVRVGPSDIARIQEATRAFAAMDRKYGGGMVRPAVVDFLHARVAPLLAGTYDDAVGAALLSAAATMTGLAGWEAYDLRHDGLAQQLYGRALELAKAADDGTTAAWVLTVMAQQAIDLAQPVWAIRLARAAREAGRAAGAPPRVRAALALREARATALQAALCDTPDRHGARRVELLLGEVETTFARAAPGDAEPHWISNLGPAEIAAEAGCAWRLIGEHVRAAACARTALAGFGASYPRSAQFNVVHHAQALHGQGALDEALSVARPAVPMANELSSHRALSLLRSFTRSLTPHRGHPLVREWRDYLAAELSPAA, encoded by the coding sequence GTGAACGCCAAGCAGGGAGCGGGGCCCAGAAGGGCCCTCAAGGCAGCGAGGGAACGCTACGGCTGGGGGCAGGAGGACGCCGCGGAGGCGGTCCGGGTCTCGGTCTCCACCTGGTCGCGGTGGGAGCGCGGCGTGCAGGACGTGCGCCCCGCGCACCGGGCGCGGCTCGCGGAGGTCTTCAACGCCGCCACCGAGGAGGTCGCCCGGTGGGTGGGCGCGGGAACGCCCTGCGAGGCCCCCGCCGCCCCTCCCCCCGCCTCCCTGCACGGCACCCTCGCCGACGCCGTCGCGCTGTGGCGGGCCGACGCCGACCTCACCCGGCGGGCCGCGCTCACCGATCTCGCCGTGGACGCCTCGGCCTGGCCGGAATGGCTCCTGCACTGGACGCTCGACCCCGGCCCCGGGACCCTTTCGCGAGTCGGAAGGCGGGTGCGCGTAGGGCCGTCGGACATCGCCCGGATCCAGGAGGCGACAAGGGCCTTCGCCGCCATGGACCGCAAGTACGGCGGCGGGATGGTCCGTCCCGCGGTGGTCGACTTCCTGCACGCCAGGGTGGCCCCCCTCCTGGCGGGCACCTATGACGACGCCGTGGGCGCCGCCCTCCTGTCGGCGGCGGCGACCATGACGGGACTCGCCGGCTGGGAGGCCTACGACCTGCGCCACGACGGGCTCGCCCAGCAGCTGTACGGGCGCGCGCTGGAACTCGCCAAGGCCGCGGACGACGGCACGACCGCGGCCTGGGTGCTCACCGTCATGGCGCAGCAGGCGATCGACCTCGCCCAGCCCGTCTGGGCGATCCGGCTCGCCAGGGCGGCCCGCGAGGCGGGCCGGGCCGCCGGGGCGCCCCCGCGCGTCCGGGCCGCGCTCGCACTGCGCGAGGCGCGCGCCACCGCGCTCCAGGCCGCCCTGTGCGACACCCCCGACCGGCATGGCGCACGCCGGGTCGAGCTGCTGCTGGGCGAGGTCGAGACGACCTTCGCGCGCGCCGCCCCCGGCGACGCCGAGCCGCACTGGATCAGCAACCTCGGCCCCGCCGAGATCGCCGCCGAGGCAGGGTGCGCGTGGCGCCTCATCGGCGAGCACGTGCGCGCCGCGGCGTGCGCGCGCACCGCGCTCGCCGGGTTCGGCGCCTCCTATCCCCGCTCGGCCCAGTTCAACGTCGTCCACCACGCCCAGGCGCTGCACGGCCAGGGCGCGCTCGACGAGGCGCTGTCGGTGGCGCGGCCCGCGGTGCCCATGGCCAACGAGCTGTCCTCGCACCGGGCGCTGTCGCTGCTGCGGTCCTTCACCCGCTCGCTGACCCCGCACCGGGGCCATCCGCTGGTCCGGGAATGGCGCGACTACCTCGCGGCGGAGCTGTCCCCGGCCGCCTGA
- a CDS encoding cold-shock protein produces the protein MALSGRILRFDDVRGYGFIAPDGGGADVFVHANELNADKGTFKAGTPVEFEVMDGERGPKAFSVRLLDRPKGNGSYADDLDAPFDLPDRDWSGDDDSLCDVLTPGELNRELTELFLSSVPELTGAQIIKLRESILTVAKKHGWVED, from the coding sequence GTGGCGCTGTCGGGAAGAATCCTGCGTTTCGACGATGTGCGTGGTTATGGCTTTATCGCCCCGGACGGGGGCGGTGCTGACGTGTTCGTCCACGCCAATGAGCTGAACGCCGACAAGGGCACATTCAAGGCCGGTACGCCGGTGGAGTTCGAGGTCATGGACGGGGAGCGGGGCCCGAAGGCCTTCTCCGTCCGGCTGCTGGACCGGCCCAAGGGCAACGGTTCCTACGCCGACGACCTCGACGCGCCGTTCGACCTGCCAGATCGCGATTGGTCGGGTGACGATGACAGCCTGTGCGACGTGCTGACGCCGGGAGAGCTGAACCGCGAACTGACGGAGTTGTTCCTCTCCTCGGTTCCGGAGCTCACCGGCGCGCAGATCATCAAGCTGCGCGAAAGCATCCTCACCGTGGCCAAGAAGCACGGCTGGGTCGAGGACTGA
- a CDS encoding MFS transporter gives MSAVSDPPRPGTRTVEITAYPGRPPVAVDPDRTAPFGWWPAIVIALVALIDRVEANLVAGALPKIQAEFGFSDTAGGAIATAAAVAGVVLLIPAGRLADRGRRNWTVALVVAVWSLLTIGSGLVQSYATLFAVRVLLGGAGLLYNPSGSSILADYYPGRSRARAYGLERFAYFSGLPLGIMAGGLLSQAIGWRAMFFVIAIPGVLIALACLTVREPVRGLGDRIEAARTVKSAPDPEEGPAGPQEPLLDQLRGLLAIRTLRSVVLGLTVLFFGLGGLYYWMPSYYERTHGLAEGAAAGISGGVGLLGMIIGTLLGARYGDRLHGRSSGWRVHFGAIGVAVGTVGLAGTVLLSDFLAVQTVFYCLSNIGFSIAIPNLTAANADVVPTDRRGLGFAVLQFLITLGGSAGPLLVGAASDLTGSLRGAFAVLLIPLVIGTAITFTGRKHYDGDAAAAVARGGPDLPGKD, from the coding sequence ATGAGCGCCGTCAGCGACCCGCCCCGGCCCGGGACCCGTACCGTGGAGATCACGGCCTATCCGGGGAGGCCTCCGGTGGCCGTCGATCCCGATCGGACCGCACCGTTCGGGTGGTGGCCCGCGATCGTCATCGCGCTCGTCGCGCTCATCGACCGGGTCGAGGCCAACCTCGTGGCCGGGGCACTGCCCAAGATCCAGGCGGAGTTCGGGTTCTCCGACACCGCGGGCGGCGCGATCGCCACCGCCGCCGCCGTCGCGGGCGTGGTCCTGCTCATCCCCGCGGGCCGCCTCGCCGACCGCGGCCGCCGCAACTGGACCGTCGCGCTGGTCGTCGCGGTCTGGTCGCTGCTCACCATCGGGTCCGGCCTCGTCCAGTCGTACGCGACGCTCTTCGCGGTGCGCGTCCTGCTCGGCGGCGCGGGCCTGCTCTACAACCCCTCCGGCTCCAGCATCCTCGCCGACTACTACCCCGGCCGCAGCCGCGCCCGCGCCTACGGGCTCGAGCGGTTCGCCTACTTCTCCGGCCTCCCCCTCGGCATCATGGCGGGCGGCCTGCTCTCCCAGGCCATCGGCTGGCGCGCGATGTTCTTCGTCATCGCGATCCCCGGCGTCCTCATCGCGCTCGCCTGCCTCACCGTGCGCGAACCCGTCCGCGGCCTCGGCGACCGGATCGAGGCGGCCCGGACCGTCAAGTCCGCGCCCGATCCGGAGGAGGGCCCGGCCGGGCCGCAGGAACCGCTGCTCGACCAGCTGCGCGGCCTACTGGCGATCAGGACGCTGCGCTCGGTCGTGCTCGGCCTCACCGTCCTGTTCTTCGGCCTCGGCGGCCTCTACTACTGGATGCCGAGCTACTACGAGCGCACCCACGGCCTCGCGGAGGGGGCCGCGGCGGGCATCTCCGGCGGCGTCGGCCTCCTCGGCATGATCATCGGCACCCTCCTGGGCGCGCGGTACGGCGACCGGCTGCACGGCAGGTCCTCGGGCTGGCGCGTGCACTTCGGCGCGATCGGCGTCGCGGTCGGCACCGTCGGCCTCGCCGGGACCGTCCTGCTCTCGGACTTCCTCGCCGTCCAGACCGTCTTCTACTGCCTGTCGAACATCGGGTTCAGCATCGCGATCCCCAACCTGACCGCGGCCAACGCCGACGTCGTTCCGACCGACCGGCGCGGCCTCGGCTTCGCCGTCCTCCAGTTCCTCATCACCCTCGGCGGCTCGGCAGGCCCCCTCCTGGTCGGTGCGGCCTCCGACCTCACCGGCTCGCTGCGCGGCGCGTTCGCCGTCCTGCTCATCCCCCTGGTGATCGGCACCGCCATCACCTTCACCGGCCGCAAGCACTACGACGGGGACGCCGCCGCAGCCGTCGCGCGGGGTGGTCCTGACCTGCCCGGGAAGGACTGA